In Oxyura jamaicensis isolate SHBP4307 breed ruddy duck chromosome 11, BPBGC_Ojam_1.0, whole genome shotgun sequence, a genomic segment contains:
- the TSHZ3 gene encoding teashirt homolog 3 isoform X2: protein MCPEKDFSKNCQSYQNSPAAEFSSHEMDSESHISETSDRMADFESNSIKNEEESKEVSIPLEDSTVSDSLEQMKAVYNNFLSNSYWSNLNLNIHQPISEKNNGSSSSSSSSSSSCGSGSFDWHQTAMAKTLQQVSQSRILPEPSLFSTVQLYRQSSKLYGSIFTGASKFRCKDCSAAYDTLVELTVHMNETGHYRDDNHETDNNNPKRWSKPRKRSLLEMEGKEDAQKVLKCMYCGHSFESLQDLSVHMIKTKHYQKVPLKEPVTPVAAKIIPATRKKASLELELPSSPDSTGGTPKATILDTNDALQKNSNPYITPNNRYGHQNGASYAWHFEARKSQILKCMECGSSHDTLQELTAHMMVTGHFIKVTNSAMKKGKPIIEAPATPTITSLVDEKVQSVPLAATTFTSPSNTPSSVSPKLNIEIKKEVDKERNIADDKMKDKEKSSEDEEKYDISSKYHYLTENDLEESPKGGLDILKSLENTVTSAINKAQNGTPSWGGYPSIHAAYQLPNMMKLSLGSSGKGTPLKPVFGSNELVSPSKNPPLVSPPSSQTSPVPKTNFHAMEELVKKVTEKVAKVEEKMKEPEGKLSPMKRATPSPCSSEVSEPLKLDASNDGGFKSQQNSPVPQREGCKDSPTVEPVENGKEPVKSIVSSLSSSTAIITDHPPEQPFVNPLSALQSVMNIHLGKAAKPSLPALDPMSMLFKMSNSLAEKAAVATPPLQSKKTDHLDRYFYHVNNDQPIDLTKGKSDKSCSLGSALLSSTSTSSASSSSTVTTAKTSAVVSFMSNSPLRENALSDISDMLKNLTESHTSKSSTPSSISEKSDIDGTTIEEPEESTPAQKRKGRQSNWNPQHLLILQAQFAASLRQTSEGKYIMSDLSPQERMHISRFTGLSMTTISHWLANVKYQLRRTGGTKFLKNLDTGHPVFFCNDCASQIRTPSTYISHLESHLGFRLRDLSKLSSEQINNQIAQAKSPSEKLVTSSPEEDIGTSYQCKLCNRTFASKHAVKLHLSKTHGKSPEDHLLYVSELEKQ from the coding sequence ATGTGTCCAGAAAAAGACTTCAGTAAGAACTGCCAAAGCTACCAAAATTCTCCAGCTGCTGAATTTTCTAGCCATGAAATGGACAGTGAGTCACACATCAGTGAGACAAGTGACCGCATGGCAGACTTTGAGAgcaattctattaaaaatgaagaagagagCAAGGAGGTTTCAATACCACTCGAAGACTCTACTGTATCTGATAGTTTAGAACAAATGAAAGCTGTATATAATAACTTTCTCTCCAATTCCTACTGGTCCAATCTCAATTTGAATATTCACCAGccaatttcagaaaaaaacaatggtagcagcagcagtagtagcagcagcagcagcagttgtgGAAGTGGCAGCTTTGACTGGCACCAGACTGCTATGGCTAAAACActgcagcaagtttctcagagcaGAATTCTTCCTGAACCAAGCCTTTTCAGTACAGTTCAATTGTACAGACAAAGCAGTAAGCTTTATGGCTCTATATTTACTGGAGCCAGTAAATTCCGCTGTAAAGACTGCAGTGCTGCCTATGATACTTTAGTAGAATTAACAGTGCACATGAATGAAACGGGACATTATCGAGATGACAACCATGAAACTGATAACAATAACCCTAAAAGATGGTCCAAACCTCGTAAACGCTCATTGCTTgaaatggaagggaaagaagatgcCCAGAAAGTATTAAAGTGTATGTACTGTGGTCATTCATTTGAATCTCTTCAGGATTTGAGTGTTCATatgatcaaaacaaaacactaccaGAAAGTGCCTCTGAAGGAACCTGTTACACCTGTAGCAGCAAAAATTATCCCAGCTACTAGAAAGAAAGCATCACTAGAGCTTGAACTTCCAAGTTCACCAGATTCCACAGGTGGGACACCAAAAGCAACAATCTTGGATACCAATGATGCACTTCAAAAGAATTCCAATCCCTACATTACACCAAATAATCGCTATGGTCACCAGAACGGTGCGAGCTATGCCTGGCACTTTGAGGCAAGGAAATCTCAAATTCTGAAGTGCATGGAATGTGGAAGTTCGCATGACACTCTGCAGGAACTCACTGCTCACATGATGGTGACAGGACATTTTATTAAAGTCACTAACTCTGCCATGAAAAAAGGGAAGCCAATAATAGAAGCCCCAGCAACACCTACAATAACGTCCTTAGTAGATGAGAAAGTCCAGTCTGTGCCACTAGCTGCCACCACTTTTACATCTCCTTCCAATACGCCGTCTAGTGTTTCCcctaaattaaatattgaaataaaaaaagaagtagataaagaaagaaacattgctGATGACAAAATGAAGGACAAAGAAAAGTCAAGTGAAGATGAGGAGAAATACGATATTTCTTCAAAGTACCATTACTTGACTGAAAACGACCTAGAAGAAAGCCCTAAAGGGGGACTAGATATATTGAAATCTTTAGAAAACACAGTTACATCAGCTATAAATAAAGCCCAAAATGGCACACCAAGCTGGGGTGGCTACCCCAGCATTCATGCTGCCTATCAGCTGCCAAATATGATGAAGCTATCATTGGGTTCATCTGGCAAGGGTACACCATTAAAACCTGTGTTTGGTAGCAATGAACTAGTATCACCATCTAAAAACCCGCCTTTGGTGTCTCCACCAAGCAGTCAGACCTCACCTGTGCCAAAAACAAACTTTCACGCCATGGAAGAATTGGTAAAGAAAGTCACTGAGAAGGTGGCTAAAgtggaggagaaaatgaaagagccTGAAGGAAAGCTTTCTCCAATGAAGCGTGCAACACCTTCACCATGCAGTAGTGAAGTCAGTGAACCCCTTAAACTGGATGCCTCCAATGATGGTGGCTTTAAAAGCCAGCAGAACAGCCCAGTCCCTCAGAGAGAAGGCTGCAAGGACAGTCCAACTGTAGAACCTgtggaaaatgggaaagaacCCGTTAAGTCAATTGTAAGTTCTTTAAGTAGCAGCACAGCTATCATTACTGATCACCCTCCTGAACAGCCATTTGTAAATCCATTAAGTGCACTGCAGTCTGTCATGAATATTCACCTTGGGAAGGCAGCAAAGCCATCTTTGCCCGCTTTGGACCCAATGagcatgctttttaaaatgagcaatAGTTTGGCAGAAAAAGCTGCAGTGGCCACCCCACCTCTACAGTCCAAAAAAACGGACCACTTAGACCGTTATTTTTATCATGTCAACAATGACCAACCCATAGATTTGACGAAAGGCAAGAGTGACAAAAGCTGCTCTTTGGGTTCAGCGCTTTTGTCATCCACATCGACATCTTCTGCATCTTCTTCATCTACAGTGACAACAGCAAAGACATCTGCAGTCGTGTCATTCATGTCAAACTCGCCGCTACGCGAGAATGCCTTGTCAGATATATCTGATATGCTGAAGAACCTGACAGAAAGTCACACATCAAAATCTTCCACACCTTCCAGCATATCTGAGAAATCTGACATTGATGGTACCACAATAGAGGAACCAGAAGAGAGTACACCAgctcagaaaaggaagggacGTCAGTCTAACTGGAACCCTCAGCACTTGCTCATCTTGCAGGCCCAGTTTGCAGCTAGTTTACGGCAGACTTCTGAGGGTAAATACATCATGTCAGACTTGAGCCCTCAAGAAAGAATGCACATTTCCAGGTTTACAGGACTTTCAATGACCACAATAAGCCACTGGCTAGCCAATGTGAAATACCAGCTCCGAAGGACGGGGGGAACTAAGTTCCTTAAAAATTTGGACACTGGGCATCCAGTGTTCTTTTGTAATGACTGTGCGTCACAGATCAGAACTCCTTCAACTTATATCAGTCATCTTGAATCACATCTGGGTTTCAGGTTAAGAGACTTGTCCAAACTGTCCAGTGAACAGATTAACAATCAGATAGCACAAGCAAAGTCACCATCTGAAAAGCTGGTGACATCCTCTCCAGAGGAAGATATCGGAACTTCTTACCAGTGCAAACTTTGTAACAGGACTTTTGCAAGCAAGCATGCTGTTAAACTTCATCTTAGTAAAACACATGGGAAGTCACCAGAGGATCATCTTCTGTATGTTTCAGAGTTAGAGAAGCAGTAG
- the TSHZ3 gene encoding teashirt homolog 3 isoform X1, which yields MPRRKQQAPRRAAAYVSDELKAAALVEEDVEPDENTVDGEPSAKYMCPEKDFSKNCQSYQNSPAAEFSSHEMDSESHISETSDRMADFESNSIKNEEESKEVSIPLEDSTVSDSLEQMKAVYNNFLSNSYWSNLNLNIHQPISEKNNGSSSSSSSSSSSCGSGSFDWHQTAMAKTLQQVSQSRILPEPSLFSTVQLYRQSSKLYGSIFTGASKFRCKDCSAAYDTLVELTVHMNETGHYRDDNHETDNNNPKRWSKPRKRSLLEMEGKEDAQKVLKCMYCGHSFESLQDLSVHMIKTKHYQKVPLKEPVTPVAAKIIPATRKKASLELELPSSPDSTGGTPKATILDTNDALQKNSNPYITPNNRYGHQNGASYAWHFEARKSQILKCMECGSSHDTLQELTAHMMVTGHFIKVTNSAMKKGKPIIEAPATPTITSLVDEKVQSVPLAATTFTSPSNTPSSVSPKLNIEIKKEVDKERNIADDKMKDKEKSSEDEEKYDISSKYHYLTENDLEESPKGGLDILKSLENTVTSAINKAQNGTPSWGGYPSIHAAYQLPNMMKLSLGSSGKGTPLKPVFGSNELVSPSKNPPLVSPPSSQTSPVPKTNFHAMEELVKKVTEKVAKVEEKMKEPEGKLSPMKRATPSPCSSEVSEPLKLDASNDGGFKSQQNSPVPQREGCKDSPTVEPVENGKEPVKSIVSSLSSSTAIITDHPPEQPFVNPLSALQSVMNIHLGKAAKPSLPALDPMSMLFKMSNSLAEKAAVATPPLQSKKTDHLDRYFYHVNNDQPIDLTKGKSDKSCSLGSALLSSTSTSSASSSSTVTTAKTSAVVSFMSNSPLRENALSDISDMLKNLTESHTSKSSTPSSISEKSDIDGTTIEEPEESTPAQKRKGRQSNWNPQHLLILQAQFAASLRQTSEGKYIMSDLSPQERMHISRFTGLSMTTISHWLANVKYQLRRTGGTKFLKNLDTGHPVFFCNDCASQIRTPSTYISHLESHLGFRLRDLSKLSSEQINNQIAQAKSPSEKLVTSSPEEDIGTSYQCKLCNRTFASKHAVKLHLSKTHGKSPEDHLLYVSELEKQ from the coding sequence CCTATGTTTCAGACGaactaaaagcagcagcattggTGGAAGAAGATGTGGAACCTGATGAAAACACAGTTGATGGGGAGCCTTCAGCAAAGTATATGTGTCCAGAAAAAGACTTCAGTAAGAACTGCCAAAGCTACCAAAATTCTCCAGCTGCTGAATTTTCTAGCCATGAAATGGACAGTGAGTCACACATCAGTGAGACAAGTGACCGCATGGCAGACTTTGAGAgcaattctattaaaaatgaagaagagagCAAGGAGGTTTCAATACCACTCGAAGACTCTACTGTATCTGATAGTTTAGAACAAATGAAAGCTGTATATAATAACTTTCTCTCCAATTCCTACTGGTCCAATCTCAATTTGAATATTCACCAGccaatttcagaaaaaaacaatggtagcagcagcagtagtagcagcagcagcagcagttgtgGAAGTGGCAGCTTTGACTGGCACCAGACTGCTATGGCTAAAACActgcagcaagtttctcagagcaGAATTCTTCCTGAACCAAGCCTTTTCAGTACAGTTCAATTGTACAGACAAAGCAGTAAGCTTTATGGCTCTATATTTACTGGAGCCAGTAAATTCCGCTGTAAAGACTGCAGTGCTGCCTATGATACTTTAGTAGAATTAACAGTGCACATGAATGAAACGGGACATTATCGAGATGACAACCATGAAACTGATAACAATAACCCTAAAAGATGGTCCAAACCTCGTAAACGCTCATTGCTTgaaatggaagggaaagaagatgcCCAGAAAGTATTAAAGTGTATGTACTGTGGTCATTCATTTGAATCTCTTCAGGATTTGAGTGTTCATatgatcaaaacaaaacactaccaGAAAGTGCCTCTGAAGGAACCTGTTACACCTGTAGCAGCAAAAATTATCCCAGCTACTAGAAAGAAAGCATCACTAGAGCTTGAACTTCCAAGTTCACCAGATTCCACAGGTGGGACACCAAAAGCAACAATCTTGGATACCAATGATGCACTTCAAAAGAATTCCAATCCCTACATTACACCAAATAATCGCTATGGTCACCAGAACGGTGCGAGCTATGCCTGGCACTTTGAGGCAAGGAAATCTCAAATTCTGAAGTGCATGGAATGTGGAAGTTCGCATGACACTCTGCAGGAACTCACTGCTCACATGATGGTGACAGGACATTTTATTAAAGTCACTAACTCTGCCATGAAAAAAGGGAAGCCAATAATAGAAGCCCCAGCAACACCTACAATAACGTCCTTAGTAGATGAGAAAGTCCAGTCTGTGCCACTAGCTGCCACCACTTTTACATCTCCTTCCAATACGCCGTCTAGTGTTTCCcctaaattaaatattgaaataaaaaaagaagtagataaagaaagaaacattgctGATGACAAAATGAAGGACAAAGAAAAGTCAAGTGAAGATGAGGAGAAATACGATATTTCTTCAAAGTACCATTACTTGACTGAAAACGACCTAGAAGAAAGCCCTAAAGGGGGACTAGATATATTGAAATCTTTAGAAAACACAGTTACATCAGCTATAAATAAAGCCCAAAATGGCACACCAAGCTGGGGTGGCTACCCCAGCATTCATGCTGCCTATCAGCTGCCAAATATGATGAAGCTATCATTGGGTTCATCTGGCAAGGGTACACCATTAAAACCTGTGTTTGGTAGCAATGAACTAGTATCACCATCTAAAAACCCGCCTTTGGTGTCTCCACCAAGCAGTCAGACCTCACCTGTGCCAAAAACAAACTTTCACGCCATGGAAGAATTGGTAAAGAAAGTCACTGAGAAGGTGGCTAAAgtggaggagaaaatgaaagagccTGAAGGAAAGCTTTCTCCAATGAAGCGTGCAACACCTTCACCATGCAGTAGTGAAGTCAGTGAACCCCTTAAACTGGATGCCTCCAATGATGGTGGCTTTAAAAGCCAGCAGAACAGCCCAGTCCCTCAGAGAGAAGGCTGCAAGGACAGTCCAACTGTAGAACCTgtggaaaatgggaaagaacCCGTTAAGTCAATTGTAAGTTCTTTAAGTAGCAGCACAGCTATCATTACTGATCACCCTCCTGAACAGCCATTTGTAAATCCATTAAGTGCACTGCAGTCTGTCATGAATATTCACCTTGGGAAGGCAGCAAAGCCATCTTTGCCCGCTTTGGACCCAATGagcatgctttttaaaatgagcaatAGTTTGGCAGAAAAAGCTGCAGTGGCCACCCCACCTCTACAGTCCAAAAAAACGGACCACTTAGACCGTTATTTTTATCATGTCAACAATGACCAACCCATAGATTTGACGAAAGGCAAGAGTGACAAAAGCTGCTCTTTGGGTTCAGCGCTTTTGTCATCCACATCGACATCTTCTGCATCTTCTTCATCTACAGTGACAACAGCAAAGACATCTGCAGTCGTGTCATTCATGTCAAACTCGCCGCTACGCGAGAATGCCTTGTCAGATATATCTGATATGCTGAAGAACCTGACAGAAAGTCACACATCAAAATCTTCCACACCTTCCAGCATATCTGAGAAATCTGACATTGATGGTACCACAATAGAGGAACCAGAAGAGAGTACACCAgctcagaaaaggaagggacGTCAGTCTAACTGGAACCCTCAGCACTTGCTCATCTTGCAGGCCCAGTTTGCAGCTAGTTTACGGCAGACTTCTGAGGGTAAATACATCATGTCAGACTTGAGCCCTCAAGAAAGAATGCACATTTCCAGGTTTACAGGACTTTCAATGACCACAATAAGCCACTGGCTAGCCAATGTGAAATACCAGCTCCGAAGGACGGGGGGAACTAAGTTCCTTAAAAATTTGGACACTGGGCATCCAGTGTTCTTTTGTAATGACTGTGCGTCACAGATCAGAACTCCTTCAACTTATATCAGTCATCTTGAATCACATCTGGGTTTCAGGTTAAGAGACTTGTCCAAACTGTCCAGTGAACAGATTAACAATCAGATAGCACAAGCAAAGTCACCATCTGAAAAGCTGGTGACATCCTCTCCAGAGGAAGATATCGGAACTTCTTACCAGTGCAAACTTTGTAACAGGACTTTTGCAAGCAAGCATGCTGTTAAACTTCATCTTAGTAAAACACATGGGAAGTCACCAGAGGATCATCTTCTGTATGTTTCAGAGTTAGAGAAGCAGTAG